The DNA window TTTTAGATAATGTCAACCCTAAAATTGTTGTCTTGCATGTTGGtaccaataatattaaaaacagtGCCCGTGAAGTAGCGGAAGGCGTTTTGGAGAATGTTTCAAAAATTCGTGAAAAACTTCCTCTTGCCTACATAATTTTACCGGTAAGCGTTTtgtactaaaaaaaatttgttcaaCTAAAAAATAGattgtttgcttttgcttgCAGTCTCTTTTACCCAGAGGACAACAGCCCAACAAATTGCGCGAGAAAAACGTATGCATCAACAAATTGGTCATAGAGATGACGAAAGGATTACATCGCGTCCAGACTGTCTCCATTGACAAGGGCTTGGTGCAAAGTGACGGTTCTATTAGTCATCACGATATGTTTGATTATAAAAATCTCACAAATACTGGCGCCAACAAAATTCTAGAACCTCTTTATGATCTTCTTTCGCAAATACTTTACGAAAATGAGCCAGATCCATATCTATCTCAAtctgactaaaaatataccatttattttatttgagtGTACTTATAATTATATTCCGGAACAAGTCTAGACTTACCAATGAATTTATTCATTAAAAcaattacaaataaatatacgATATGTATTCATATGTAAATATCATTTAAATATTGCAATAAAAGTTgcttaaatcattttttttagctaCATATAAACGTTTCAAGTAAGTTAAAGTTTGGTGAGGCTATTAAAATTTCGATGCTGAGGGTATTATAGGGTAGGCTTGCTGAGGGTATTCTACTTTtgaataaatgtttttaaccCAGTGGAGACATCATAGACCTTGGGATGCATATAATAAGGTCCTTCTGTTGTTTCAACGGcaactagtttctcagttttagAGTTATCGAGTTGTTTTCCGGTGCGTTATTTATCACAGTCAAACATACAACGTAACACTTGCAAATGCGTTTTCCCGCGAATTGCATtcatacacatatacatatatacatatacatacatccaCATTTGCGGTTCAAAGCGCATAGTGGAACAGATCGCCCACCTCgctcaattttattttgagcgTTGCAATTTTCGCCATTATTTATTGAGGTTTTGATTACATCTGTGCTATTAGAAAGTGCAAGGCAAAgtgtattctccaggacttacagagcaTCCAAGGAGCCCTTTTCATTTTCCGATcgggatcatttccgatcattcagttatatggcagctataggatattgtcggccgatccttatgaaatttggcatgtcgtattattttgccaaaaatagctctcatgtaaaattttaactaactctaaaaacaccagagttataccatttctgatcaatcagttatatggcagctataggatatagtcgaccaatcccgaccgttccgacttatatactgtgtgcaaaggaaagaagggtgtgtgcaaagtttcaagacgataaaTTTAAAACTGAGATTAGTCTGCGTAGAAACacacagacggacagacagacatgctcatatcaactcaggaggtgatcctgatcaagaatatatatactttatagggtcggagatgtcgcCTTcaatgcgttgcacactttcaacgctctgcaagggtataaaattGACCAgtttaaaaagtataaaaaggTATTAAGATATAGGAAATTCTCcaaattaataatttcattatttattaatttaaagagTTTACTGCAATAGCTTATCAGCCTCGGCTCCCCCCGAAATTCGCTTTCcattcttgttttaaatataatatccgccctttttttccaaatatatGACAATAAAACACCTTTTCCAGctaattttgaaaacttccaaatatttgtttgtgcctaattttttcaagaatataaaaataattatataagatGTATCGCtaatttaaaagttattaatattatatttaatataatttatagtgTTTTTGTGTCTATCACATTAGAATTAGAGTAAGTCCGCGAATATTAAAGTTCAATACttcaatatatttttcttattatttacttctttactttattttttacaaaactaaaacaagaaagactATAGCCGTAGTCCAGTTTCCCGATTATATTATACACGTTACTCATCCCTTCCACCCAAAGTTTAACTAACCTTGATAATTTATACCAGGGCTGCCATCCGATATCCGGTTTGGCTGCTTTTTGGTTTGTGGGTGTAGATTAGCTATGGGAACAGcttggcatcaaaacattttccaaaaatattaacgaaCTGGCGCTACAACCAGATTCCTTTTTTTGGGAATATCTCTACTCTATCTCTCTTCGCTAACTTGTGCTTACGGATAATTTTACTGGCAATTCTCTTTTCGACCTATGTGTGTTTCTTTTGCTTACTATCGTTAGCTCCTCGAGGAACACCTTCCTTGCCGCATGTGAAGGTGGCATCATAGCAGTTGGGTCGGTGGATTTCACCTTGGTGGCAGTTTGGGATGGCTATCCTCCAGCCCCTGTTGCTTCATTAATTATTTTGTCCATAGGTGAATTGCGGAGAAAAGATGGTTATCCCGGGCGGGCGCATCCGGGTGAGGCTTCTTCGAAATGGAAGCCGCCAAGTACCCTGAGCCCTCCGTTAATGACTGGGCAGAATTTGAATCTAAATTTCTATTTATAGGCTGACTGTCGGTACGGGTCAAATAACACCTTAGTCCGATCCGGGATGAGATGGTGTTTTGGGATGGGAAGTGGGTAGTTGGGAATAGCGAATGAGGAGTGGAGGGTTATTAGAGGCGGCGACACAAGCGCTTAAGGCGCGGATATCCGGTAGATTTTTATGGCTGTTTGTTTACGAGGCCGATGGTTACGgttatgagaatattataaaaaaaccaatttatttcaataaaaaataaaaaaaaaaatcccaatcTTACCAAAATGGtatttttgtccaatttttgtcaagaatatacatatatatgtcgGGAAATGGTGGTCGTTTTTCTCTGCCATTTTGTATTTCACAACGCGCACCGAGTCGCAATGATCTTCTTGTACGTCTGTTCTTGATTGCCCTTCCTCTCCTCTTCCTCCTTTCCATCATTGCGCCACGCTCAGCAGGGCTTTACTCTTCTTCCCCACCGCGCTCTCATTCAAAAAGCTTATCTCTCTTCATTTGCAATGCCCATTTATTTCCTTTTAGACTATACacttaatttataattcatcagtaaataaagtatttttatttttatttttatttttttttaagcttagtttgtttttattggatcACTCTTTATGAGTCTAACAATAAGGTTGCAAgtcttaaaataatacaatatctaacagtttgTTTTGAACTGAATAGAGACTACGTGGTCCTAATAATTAGAGCTGGATTGGGACGTCGTTGCGGCGAAGACGAGAACTGCTGGAAACTCGCGTGAGGGCTCTCGCGAGATGATTTGGATGTACTGATAGCCTGTTGTagtactttgttttgatttgtgctaTCTCTTCTCTGACGAGTGGTATGTGAAGGACCCTGTGAATGTTTTCATtccgaacgtaccacggtgccccggtgatGGTTCTGAGAATTTTTGATTGAGTTCGATGCATTATATCCACACTGCTGTTACTGGCATTCCCCCACAACTGGGAACCGTACATCCAGATTGGTTTCAAGACGGTGTTATATAGGAGTACCTTGTAGTCCAAGCTAAGGGGCGAGCGGCTATTGATAAGCCAGTGGAGGCTGTTGGCTTTGAGCTTTAAAtgcgttcttttggcttcaatgtggctGCGCCAGATAAGCCGTCTATCGAGGTGTACGCCAAGATATGTTACTACATTTGCGGAACCACTacatatcggaaccactgtgtTGTTAAGAATAAGTGGAGGGCAGTCTTGCCTCTTAAGAGTGAACGTtacgtgtttgcattttttttcgttaaCTTTGATTCGCCAGTCGGATAGCCATTTCTCCACTGCCACCAGGTGTATAGCAAGTTGCGCCGTTGCTTGCTTGGGGCATCTCGAGCGGCTTAGGATCGCTGTGTCATCTGCAAAAGTGGATGTGGTTAGATTCCTGCTCGTTGGGATGTCCGCAGTGTAGATAAGGTAGAGTGTTGGTCcaagcacgctgccttgaggaactccggcTCTAATGATGTAGTCATCGGACATGGCTGAATTAcatcactaaccatacagcatatagacaacccatttcatacaacgaaaatggacgcgaaaatttcttgctacaggccccagcaggccccagagcggatttcttacgctctcttacgctcatcgttcgttcatcttacgctcattctcgcattaaatgttttctgtttctcagtctctaaacggagcgcgatgaagaaggttggcctgcgcttcggttgatctttgtatgtatgcgtgtcacacattcacatacatgggtgtatgtgtgcgtgcgatttcgtttcgaagccagcgcacaaaattttgatttttcttacttttaaggcttgctaccctaacaaaattcgggtattcgttatttgatgaaatgacgaaagaaattatattattttgtatattatatttttttattatttcagcatacatttttaatttatttaggaataagattaagtgttagtagtaaaatgttttctgtatatatatttttacgaatcattaaaaatcaatatactgagaaagtgtcagagtatatttcggtcggagtcacttaaagcgccgtttgcttttaagtttttgttgttctgcaagaggcttgtgcatgcctactctaacgatggaatgatttttaggggagggtgaagacgggtgaagaattaaattactttttaaagttattatatataaggaaatatatataaggaaattattaaattaacgacaataatttaattaaatctcacaataacccaaaatataataacaagtgcctgaaaaattgtaaacaaaaaaggtaaacaagtccatcagctgttttcgtgtcttcaccctcccctaaaaatcattccatcgttagagtaggcatgcacaagcctcttgcagaacaacaaaaacttaaaagcaatcggcgctttaagtgactccgaccgaaatatactctgacactttctcagtatattgatttttaatgattcgtaaaaatatatatacagaaaacattttactactaacacttaatcttattcctaaataaattaaaaatgtatgctgaaataataaaaaaaaataaaataaaaaataatataatttctttcgtcatttcatcaaataacgaatacccgaattttgttagggtagcaagccttaaaagtaagaaaaatcaaaattttgtgcgctggcttcgaaacgaaatcgcacgcacacatacacccatgtatgtgaatgtgtgacacgcatacatacaaagatcaaccgaagcgcaggccaaccttcttcatcgcgctccgtttagagactgagaaacagaaaacatttattgcgagaatgagcgtaagatgaacgaacgatgagcgtaagagagcgtaagaaatccgctctggggcctgctggggcctgtcgcaagaaattttcgcgtccattttcgttgtatgaaatgggttgtctatatgctgtatggttagtgattaCATCTTACTGAGAATTTCCTGTTGTATAGGTATGACTTCAGAAGTTTGTGAGTGTTGGTTGGGAGCATTTCTATAATTGTGTGCATTAGACCTTCTCTGTCGAAAGCTTGTGATACGTCCAGAAATATCGCAGTGCAGTACTCCCCTTTGTTCGAATGTATTTCGGATTTCTGAGGTTATGCGGTTGACTTGCTCAATGGTTCCGTGTTTTTCTCGAAAGCCGAATTGATGAATCGGGATTTTGTTGTGTGTTCTGAGATATGGGGTAATGTGTGCcaagaagcatttttcaaagagttttgatAGACACGTTAGTAAACTAATTGGTCTACATAATGAAGCGATTGTGCGgtctttgccaggttttggtatcattataatgatcgAATTTTTCCATCTCTCTGGAAAGTGTCCGTGTCTCGTTATTGCATTGAAGAGCTGGCAAATAGCTCGAACAGCACAGAAAAGAAGTTcaataatcatttttggtgaaattaggtcgcatcctggagattttttttgggttgagttgttcgtttatgattttgagtaaCTCATGTGGCCTAAATACAATAGGTTCATACGTTGATGTGTCGATATCTGGTGTTGCTGGCAGTGAGATCCcgtttgatgatgtgttgggctgaaataaattttgaagATGCTCTGCAAATCTGATGGCTCTTTCTTCGTCGCTTCGAGCCCAGTTGCCTGTGGATGTCCTTATTGGCATTGCAGATTCGATTGGTGCGCAGAGAGATAAGTGTGCTCTCCAAAGTGGGAACTTGGAGCTCATTGGGGATAACTGT is part of the Drosophila bipectinata strain 14024-0381.07 chromosome XL, DbipHiC1v2, whole genome shotgun sequence genome and encodes:
- the Paf-AHalpha gene encoding platelet-activating factor acetylhydrolase IB subunit beta homolog — encoded protein: MLLHIKMNPCTLPTPVPDADGDQRWFSIHRRFISDCREKDPDVIFLGDCIFEALQDSETWNKYFAPLHCLNFSIRDDCTENILWRIENGVLDNVNPKIVVLHVGTNNIKNSAREVAEGVLENVSKIREKLPLAYIILPSLLPRGQQPNKLREKNVCINKLVIEMTKGLHRVQTVSIDKGLVQSDGSISHHDMFDYKNLTNTGANKILEPLYDLLSQILYENEPDPYLSQSD